From a region of the Chiloscyllium punctatum isolate Juve2018m chromosome 1, sChiPun1.3, whole genome shotgun sequence genome:
- the LOC140481357 gene encoding BCL2/adenovirus E1B 19 kDa protein-interacting protein 3-like codes for MSVFNVEDESLHSSWVELDYSQHSSPRVLEHIPSSSSIHNGDMEKILLDAQNESEKNSLRGSSHCDSPPLLMSPQTSHVPAEFETGSIGDTNSTQSDDENQERSGEIEQLLRSNAEWIWYWSSRPENVPPKEFAFKHPKYCSSLSVRKTGVMKKGGIFSSEFVVFLIPSLLITHLLVLGVGIYIGKRLAASPASTL; via the exons gTTCATGGGTAGAGCTGGACTACAGCCAACACAGCAGTCCCAGGGTCTTGGAACATATCCCCTCGTCGAGCTCCATCCACAATGGTGACATGGAGAAGATCCTGCTGGATGCACAGAATGAATCGGAAAAGAACAGTTTGCGGGGCAGCTCCCACTGTGACAG CCCCCCTTTACTGATGAGCCCCCAGACATCTCATGTTCCTGCCGAGTTTGAGACTGGAAGCATCGGAGATACCAACAGTACTCAG TCTGATGATGAGAACcaggagagaagtggagagattgAGCAATTGTTGAGGAGCAATGCGGAGTGGATCTGGTACTGGTCCAGTCGACCTGAAAATGTACCTCCAAA GGAATTTGCGTTCAAACATCCAAAATATTGTTCAAGCTTGAGTGTACGGAAGACGGGCGTGATGAAGAAAGGAGGGATCTTCAGTTCTGAGTTTGTAGTgttcctcatcccctctctcctgatCACTCACCTGCTAGTGCTGGGAGTCGG AATATATATCGGCAAGCGATTGGCTGCATCACCAGCGAGCACCTTGTAA